Proteins encoded in a region of the Salmo trutta chromosome 34, fSalTru1.1, whole genome shotgun sequence genome:
- the yars1 gene encoding tyrosine--tRNA ligase, cytoplasmic isoform X2, translated as MGEQLSPDEKLHLITRNLQEVLGEEKIKQVLAERELKVYWGTATTGKPHVAYFVPMSKIADFLKAGCEVTILFADLHAFLDNMKAPWELLELRVQYYEQVIKAMLESIGVPLDKLKFIKGTDFQLSREYTLDVYRLSSMVTEHDAKKAGAEVVKQVDHPLLSGLLYPGLQALDEEYLKVDAQFGGVDQRKIFTLAEKYLPSLGYAKRSHLMNPMVPGLTGAKMSSSEEESKIDLLDRKEDVKKKLKKAFCEPGNIENNGVLSFVKHVLFPLVGEFSIKRDPKFGGDKTYTDFEEVEKEFGEELIHPGDLKAGVEVALNKLLDPIRKKFESPELRKLSNTAYPDPSKNKGAGKGNPKVAEEDELVPSRLDIRVGKVISVEKHPDADSLYLEKIDVGEAEPRTVVSGLVAYVSQEALQDRLVVLLCNLKPQKMRGVESQAMLLCASIEGETRRVEPLDPPEGSSPGERVFVEGYETGKPDDKLNPKKKLWEKLQVDLKVSGY; from the exons ATGGGAGAACAGCTGAGCCCAGATGAGAAGCTTCACCTCATCACTAGGAACCTTCag GAGGTGCTTGGAGAAGAGAAGATAAAGCAGGTTCTGGCAGAGAGGGAGCTGAAGGTGTACTGGGGAACCGCCACCACAGGGAAACCCCATGTTGCCTACTTCGTCCCCATGTCCAAGATTGCAGACTTCCTCAAGGCAGGGTGTGAG GTGACCATCCTGTTCGCAGACCTGCACGCGTTCCTGGACAACATGAAGGCTCCCTGGGAGCTGCTGGAGCTGAGGGTTCAGTACTACGAGCAGGTGATCAAGGCCATGCTGGAGAGTATCGGGGTGCCGCTGGACAAACTCAAGTTCATCAAGGGGACAGACTTCCAACTCAGCAG AGAGTACACTCTGGATGTCTACCGTCTGTCGTCCATGGTAACAGAACACGATGCTAAGAAGGCCGGAGCTGAGGTGGTTAAACAGGTGGACCACCCTCTACTCAGTGGTCTGCTCTACCCTGGActacag GCTCTGGATGAGGAGTATCTGAAAGTAGATGCCCAGTTTGGAGGAGTCgaccagaggaagatcttcacCTTGGCTGAAAAG TACCTGCCCTCTCTGGGCTATGCGAAGCGGTCCCATCTGATGAACCCCATGGTACCAGGTCTAACTGGAGCTAAGATGAGTTCTTCAGAGGAG GAGTCTAAGATTGACCTCCTGGACAGGAAGGAGGATGTAAAGAAGAAGCTGAAGAAGGCTTTCTGTGAGCCGGGCAACATCGAGAACAACGGAGTCCTCTCATTTGTTAAACATGTCCTCTTCCCACTCGTAGGAG AGTTCTCCATCAAAAGAGACCCCAAGTTCGGAGGAGACAAAACCTACACAGACTTTGAGGAAGTGGAGAAAGAATTTGGCGAAGAG CTGATCCATCCTGGTGACCTGAAGGCGGGCGTGGAGGTGGCCCTTAACAAGCTGCTCGACCCAATCAGGAAGAAGTTTGAATCTCCAGAGCTTCGTAAACTCTCCAACACGGCCTATCCAGACCCGTCAAAGAACA AGGGAGCAGGGAAGGGGAACCCTAAAGTAGCAGAAGAGGATGAGCTGGTTCCCTCCAGACTGGACATCAGGGTTGGGAAGGTCATCAGTGTGGAGAAG CATCCGGATGCTGATTCGCTGTACCTGGAGAAGATAGACGTCGGAGAGGCGGAGCCAAGGACGGTGGTGAGCGGTCTGGTGGCCTACGTTTCCCAGGAGGCCTTGCAGGACCGGCTGGTGGTGTTGCTATGTAACCTGAAGCCCCAGAAGATGAGGGGGGTGGAGTCCCAAGCCATGCTGCTCTGTGCCTCCAT TGAGGGGGAGACCAGGAGAGTGGAGCCTCTTGACCCCCCTGAGGGGTCGTCACCCGGGGAACGGGTGTTCGTTGAGGGGTACGAGACGGGCAAGCCAGACGACAAACTAAACCCAAAGAAAAAGCTGTGGGAGAAACTACAG gtggaccTGAAGGTATCAGGATACTGA
- the yars1 gene encoding tyrosine--tRNA ligase, cytoplasmic isoform X1, with protein MGEQLSPDEKLHLITRNLQEVLGEEKIKQVLAERELKVYWGTATTGKPHVAYFVPMSKIADFLKAGCEVTILFADLHAFLDNMKAPWELLELRVQYYEQVIKAMLESIGVPLDKLKFIKGTDFQLSREYTLDVYRLSSMVTEHDAKKAGAEVVKQVDHPLLSGLLYPGLQALDEEYLKVDAQFGGVDQRKIFTLAEKYLPSLGYAKRSHLMNPMVPGLTGAKMSSSEEESKIDLLDRKEDVKKKLKKAFCEPGNIENNGVLSFVKHVLFPLVGEFSIKRDPKFGGDKTYTDFEEVEKEFGEELIHPGDLKAGVEVALNKLLDPIRKKFESPELRKLSNTAYPDPSKNKGAGKGNPKVAEEDELVPSRLDIRVGKVISVEKHPDADSLYLEKIDVGEAEPRTVVSGLVAYVSQEALQDRLVVLLCNLKPQKMRGVESQAMLLCASIEGETRRVEPLDPPEGSSPGERVFVEGYETGKPDDKLNPKKKLWEKLQVDLKVSGQCVAQWQDKHLMTKLGHITCKTLKGGNIS; from the exons ATGGGAGAACAGCTGAGCCCAGATGAGAAGCTTCACCTCATCACTAGGAACCTTCag GAGGTGCTTGGAGAAGAGAAGATAAAGCAGGTTCTGGCAGAGAGGGAGCTGAAGGTGTACTGGGGAACCGCCACCACAGGGAAACCCCATGTTGCCTACTTCGTCCCCATGTCCAAGATTGCAGACTTCCTCAAGGCAGGGTGTGAG GTGACCATCCTGTTCGCAGACCTGCACGCGTTCCTGGACAACATGAAGGCTCCCTGGGAGCTGCTGGAGCTGAGGGTTCAGTACTACGAGCAGGTGATCAAGGCCATGCTGGAGAGTATCGGGGTGCCGCTGGACAAACTCAAGTTCATCAAGGGGACAGACTTCCAACTCAGCAG AGAGTACACTCTGGATGTCTACCGTCTGTCGTCCATGGTAACAGAACACGATGCTAAGAAGGCCGGAGCTGAGGTGGTTAAACAGGTGGACCACCCTCTACTCAGTGGTCTGCTCTACCCTGGActacag GCTCTGGATGAGGAGTATCTGAAAGTAGATGCCCAGTTTGGAGGAGTCgaccagaggaagatcttcacCTTGGCTGAAAAG TACCTGCCCTCTCTGGGCTATGCGAAGCGGTCCCATCTGATGAACCCCATGGTACCAGGTCTAACTGGAGCTAAGATGAGTTCTTCAGAGGAG GAGTCTAAGATTGACCTCCTGGACAGGAAGGAGGATGTAAAGAAGAAGCTGAAGAAGGCTTTCTGTGAGCCGGGCAACATCGAGAACAACGGAGTCCTCTCATTTGTTAAACATGTCCTCTTCCCACTCGTAGGAG AGTTCTCCATCAAAAGAGACCCCAAGTTCGGAGGAGACAAAACCTACACAGACTTTGAGGAAGTGGAGAAAGAATTTGGCGAAGAG CTGATCCATCCTGGTGACCTGAAGGCGGGCGTGGAGGTGGCCCTTAACAAGCTGCTCGACCCAATCAGGAAGAAGTTTGAATCTCCAGAGCTTCGTAAACTCTCCAACACGGCCTATCCAGACCCGTCAAAGAACA AGGGAGCAGGGAAGGGGAACCCTAAAGTAGCAGAAGAGGATGAGCTGGTTCCCTCCAGACTGGACATCAGGGTTGGGAAGGTCATCAGTGTGGAGAAG CATCCGGATGCTGATTCGCTGTACCTGGAGAAGATAGACGTCGGAGAGGCGGAGCCAAGGACGGTGGTGAGCGGTCTGGTGGCCTACGTTTCCCAGGAGGCCTTGCAGGACCGGCTGGTGGTGTTGCTATGTAACCTGAAGCCCCAGAAGATGAGGGGGGTGGAGTCCCAAGCCATGCTGCTCTGTGCCTCCAT TGAGGGGGAGACCAGGAGAGTGGAGCCTCTTGACCCCCCTGAGGGGTCGTCACCCGGGGAACGGGTGTTCGTTGAGGGGTACGAGACGGGCAAGCCAGACGACAAACTAAACCCAAAGAAAAAGCTGTGGGAGAAACTACAG gtGGACCTGAAGGTGTCCGGACAGTGTGTAGCCCAGTGGCAGGACAAACACCTGATGACCAAACTGGGACACATCACCTGTAAAACGCTGAAGGGAGGCAACATCAGCTAA